A single genomic interval of Oryza sativa Japonica Group chromosome 7, ASM3414082v1 harbors:
- the LOC4342621 gene encoding plasma membrane ATPase 1 yields the protein MAEKGDNLEAVLNESVDLENIPLEEVFEHLRCNREGLTSANAEQRLNLFGPNRLEEKKESKFLKFLGFMWNPLSWVMEAAAIMAIALANGGGKPPDWQDFVGIITLLIINSTISFIEENNAGNAAAALMARLAPKAKVLRNGRWSEEEAAILVPGDIISVKLGDIIPADARLLEGDPLKIDQSALTGESLPVTKGPGDGVYSGSTCKQGEIEAVVIATGVHTFFGKAAHLVDSTNQVGHFQKVLTAIGNFCICSIAIGMVVEIIVMYPIQHRDYRPGIDNLLVLLIGGIPIAMPTVLSVTMAIGSHRLAQQGAITKRMTAIEEMAGMDVLCSDKTGTLTLNKLTVDKSLIEVFQRGVDQDTVILMAARASRTENQDAIDATIVGMLADPKEARAGIQEVHFLPFNPTDKRTALTYIDGEGKMHRVSKGAPEQILNLAHNKTEIERRVRAVIDKFAERGLRSLGVAYQQVPDGRKESPGGPWQFVGLLPLFDPPRHDSAETIRRALNLGVNVKMITGDQLAIGKETARRLGMGTNMYPSSALLGQDKDESIVALPVDELIEKADGFAGVFPEHKYEIVKRLQARKHICGMTGDGVNDAPALKKADIGIAVDDSTDAARSASDIVLTEPGLSVIISAVLTSRAIFQRMKNYTIYAVSITIRIVLGFMLLALIWKFDFPPFMVLIIAILNDGTIMTISKDRVKPSPQPDSWKLSEIFATGVVLGSYLAMMTVIFFWVAYKTDFFPRVFHVESLEKTAQDDFQKLASAVYLQVSTISQALIFVTRSRSWSFVERPGFLLVFAFFVAQLIATLIAVYANWGFASIKGIGWGWAGVIWLYNIVFYLPLDIIKFLIRYALSGRAWDLVLEQRIAFTRKKDFGTQENQLKWATAQRTIHGLQPAATAAVFRDMTSYNDLNQLAEEARRRAEIARLRELTTLKGRMESVVKQKGLDLETIQQSYTV from the exons aTGGCCGAGAAGGGTGACAATCTGGAGGCCGTGCTCAACGAGTCCGTCGATCTC GAGAACATACCGTTGGAGGAGGTGTTCGAGCACCTGCGATGCAACCGCGAGGGCCTCACCTCCGCCAATGCCGAGCAGCGCCTCAACCTCTTCGGCCCCAACAGGCTCGAGGAGAAGAAG gaGAGCAAGTTCTTGAAGTTCTTGGGGTTCATGTGGAACCCACTGTCCTGGGTCATGGAGGCCGCCGCAATCATGGCCATCGCTCTCGCCAATGGAGGA GGGAAGCCGCCGGACTGGCAGGATTTCGTGGGCATCATTACACTGCTCATCATCAACTCCACAATCAGTTTCATTGAGGAGAACAATGCcggcaatgccgccgccgctctcatGGCTCGCCTCGCCCCCAAGGCCAAG GTTCTTAGAAATGGAAGATGGAGTGAAGAGGAAGCAGCCATCCTTGTGCCGGGGGACATCATCAGCGTCAAGCTTGGAGATATCATCCCTGCTGATGCCCGTCTCCTTGAGGGTGATCCGTTAAAGATTGATCAG TCTGCGCTTACCGGTGAGTCCCTTCCGGTGACCAAGGGCCCTGGAGATGGAGTGTACTCTGGCTCCACATGCAAGCAGGGTGAAATCGAGGCTGTTGTCATTGCAACCGGTGTGCACACGTTCTTCGGCAAGGCCGCACATCTTGTCGATTCGACAAACCAAGTTGGCCATTTCCAGAAG GTTCTGACTGCCATCGGGAACTTCTGCATCTGTTCAATTGCTATTGGAATGGTTGTAGAGATTATTGTCATGTACCCCATCCAACACAGGGATTACCGACCAGggattgacaatcttttggtgcTTCTGATTGGAGGAATTCCCATTGCCATGCCCACTGTTCTTTCTGTGACTATGGCAATCGGGTCACACCGCTTGGCTCAGCAG GGAGCAATTACAAAGAGGATGACAGCTATTGAGGAAATGGCTGGTATGGATGTTCTTTGCAGTGACAAAACAGGAACACTAACCTTGAACAAGTTGACTGTGGATAAGAGTCTTATTGAG GTTTTCCAAAGAGGTGTTGACCAGGATACTGTCATACTAATGGCTGCCAGAGCTTCACGTACCGAAAATCAGGATGCCATAGATGCCACAATAGTTGGTATGCTTGCTGATCCAAAAGAG GCTCGTGCTGGTATTCAAGAGGTTCATTTTCTGCCATTCAATCCAACTGACAAAAGGACTGCTTTAACCTACATTGATGGTGAGGGGAAAATGCACCGTGTAAGCAAGGGAGCACCAGAACAG ATCCTTAATCTTGCACACAACAAAACTGAGATTGAAAGAAGAGTCAGAGCTGTAATTGACAAATTTGCTGAGCGTGGCTTGCGATCACTTGGTGTGGCATACCAG CAAGTGCCAGATGGTAGGAAAGAAAGTCCTGGAGGACCATGGCAATTTGTTGGGCTCTTGCCACTTTTTGACCCTCCTCGACACGATAGTGCAGAAACAATCAGGAGGGCACTCAACCTTGGTGTCAATGTTAAAATGATTACAG GTGACCAACTTGCAATAGGCAAGGAAACAGCACGCCGCTTGGGAATGGGTACTAATATGTATCCCTCATCTGCTTTACTGGGACAAGATAAGGATGAATCAATTGTGGCTTTGCCAGTTGATGAATTAATTGAGAAAGCTGATGGCTTTGCTGGAGTCTTTCCTG AGCACAAGTATGAGATTGTGAAACGCTTGCAAgcaagaaaacatatatgtggtATGACTGGAGATGGTGTGAATGATGCTCCCGCTTTGAAGAAGGCTGATATTGGCATTGCTGTGGACGACTCGACTGATGCAGCCCGTAGTGCCTCCGATATTGTCCTAACTGAGCCAGGCCTTAGTGTGATTATTAGTGCTGTGCTTACAAGTCGAGCAATTTTCCAGAGGATGAAGAATTACACT ATTTATGCTGTTTCAATTACAATTCGTATTGTG CTTGGTTTTATGCTTCTTGCTCTGATATGGAAGTTCGATTTCCCACCATTTATGGTCCTGATCATTGCCATCCTCAATGACG GTACCATAATGACCATTTCAAAGGACAGAGTAAAACCATCCCCACAACCTGATAGCTGGAAGTTATCTGAGATTTTTGCAACTGGGGTCGTCCTTGGTAGTTACTTGGCCATGATGACAGTCATTTTCTTCTGGGTAGCATACAAGACTGATTTCTTCCCG AGAGTGTTTCACGTTGAAAGCCTTGAAAAGACTGCTCAGGATGACTTTCAGAAGCTTGCATCTGCTGTCTATCTTCAAGTCAGCACAATCAGCCAGGCCCTCATCTTCGTAACTCGGTCTCGCAGCTGGTCATTTGTGGAGCGCCCAGGATTCTTGTTGGTTTTTGCTTTCTTTGTAGCTCAACTG ATTGCTACTCTGATTGCTGTATATGCCAACTGGGGATTCGCTTCAATCAAGGGCATTGGATGGGGCTGGGCTGGTGTCATCTGGCTCTACAACATCGTCTTTTACTTGCCACTGGACATCATCAAGTTCCTGATCCGTTATGCGTTGAGTGGGAGGGCATGGGATCTTGTTCTTGAGCAAAGG ATTGCTTTCACAAGGAAGAAGGATTTCGGCACACAAGAAAACCAGCTCAAGTGGGCGACTGCTCAGAGGACCATCCATGGGCTCCAGCCAGCCGCCACCGCGGCTGTCTTCCGCGACATGACAAGCTACAACGATCTCAACCAGCTTGCAGAAGAGGCCCGTAGGAGAGCCGAAATCGCAAG GTTGAGAGAGCTGACCACCCTGAAGGGGCGGATGGAGTCGGTGGTGAAGCAGAAGGGCTTGGATCTTGAGACCATCCAGCAGTCATACACCGTGTGA